In Ipomoea triloba cultivar NCNSP0323 chromosome 15, ASM357664v1, one genomic interval encodes:
- the LOC116005589 gene encoding uncharacterized protein LOC116005589 isoform X2, with amino-acid sequence MAMALPFGCRPNLRTSRSLRSEVVSVVIRPTNQLKITFLEAQDISDLGSLKQAARIFVPGGATLYSARTIKIKEDEGFRTYYFYEFGRDEQHVALVASVNSGKAFIAGATAPQDKWNDDGIKLRSAAVSLTVL; translated from the exons ATGGCGATGGCTTTGCCATTCGGGTGCCGCCCCAATTTGAGGACATCACGGAGCCTGAG ATCTGAAGTTGTTAGCGTTGTGATTCGCCCAACTAATCAACTCAAGATTACCTTCTTGGAG GCCCAGGACATAAGTGACTTAGGTTCATTGAAGCAAGCAGCGAGGATATTCGTTCCTG GTGGAGCTACTCTCTATTCTGCCCgcacaataaaaataaaggaagatGAAGGTTTTAG GACCTATTACTTTTATGAGTTTGGACGAGACGAACAGCACGTTGCACTAGTAGCTTCCGTTAACAGTGGAAAG GCATTCATTGCTGGAGCAACAGCCCCTCAGGACAAATGGAATGACGATGGCATCAAGCTTCGATCTGCTGCTGTGTCGCTTACAGTTCTATGA
- the LOC116005589 gene encoding uncharacterized protein LOC116005589 isoform X1, whose amino-acid sequence MARAMSTLLSLTSHPPKPFEIPNSEPLISLNPNSLSRRLLLFTTSFSLNSFLFLSLQYPLPKSSAETPQPPSSSNSFLSGIANTKSWLQFYGDGFAIRVPPQFEDITEPEDFNAGLSLYGDKAKPKTFAARFASPDGSEVVSVVIRPTNQLKITFLEAQDISDLGSLKQAARIFVPGGATLYSARTIKIKEDEGFRTYYFYEFGRDEQHVALVASVNSGKAFIAGATAPQDKWNDDGIKLRSAAVSLTVL is encoded by the exons ATGGCCAGGGCCATGTCTACACTGCTCTCCCTCACTTCCCACCCCCCAAAACCCTTCGAAATTCCCAATTCAGAACCCCTCATCTCTCTCAACCCTAACTCTCTTTCAAGAAGGCTTCTCTTATTCACCACCTCCTTTTCACTGAACTCTTTTCTCTTCTTGTCCCTTCAATACCCACTTCCAAAATCCTCTGCTGAGACACCCCAACCACCCTCATCATCAAATTCTTTTCTTTCAGGCATTGCCAACACCAAGTCTTGGCTCCAGTTCTATGGCGATGGCTTTGCCATTCGGGTGCCGCCCCAATTTGAGGACATCACGGAGCCTGAG GATTTTAATGCTGGGTTGTCACTCTATGGAGATAAAGCTAAACCAAAGACTTTTGCTGCACGCTTTGCTTCTCCTGATGG ATCTGAAGTTGTTAGCGTTGTGATTCGCCCAACTAATCAACTCAAGATTACCTTCTTGGAG GCCCAGGACATAAGTGACTTAGGTTCATTGAAGCAAGCAGCGAGGATATTCGTTCCTG GTGGAGCTACTCTCTATTCTGCCCgcacaataaaaataaaggaagatGAAGGTTTTAG GACCTATTACTTTTATGAGTTTGGACGAGACGAACAGCACGTTGCACTAGTAGCTTCCGTTAACAGTGGAAAG GCATTCATTGCTGGAGCAACAGCCCCTCAGGACAAATGGAATGACGATGGCATCAAGCTTCGATCTGCTGCTGTGTCGCTTACAGTTCTATGA